The Drosophila nasuta strain 15112-1781.00 chromosome 2R, ASM2355853v1, whole genome shotgun sequence genome segment TTTGAGTACGACCAGGTCATTCGAGTAGGGAAACGTGGACTGCGCATTTGGAACGCAGCTATGATTGATTTTGCTCTGCAGAATGTATAAGCCAGAGCCCTCGTTGTTCAGAAACTCGCCAGCAACTATGAATTAGGTTTAAGTTAGTAAGACTGTCATTATATTGAAAGTAAAGGCAACTTACAATCGCCCACTTTCTCGTATAGCCCATCGATCACAGTGTCCAGTTGTTTCTTGTCCGCTTCGGGCAGCGGCAAGTCCGTTACCTTAGTCACCCACTGGGCAAGCACACTGGTGGCAATGCCCTGGCTATTGGTGCCCAATATGCCCATCAGCGTCTTGAATGCATCAGGTGTGGTGAACTGTAAAAGAAAAGCAACTTAATAGATGCTATACATGATATTAACTTGTAACTTGCCATCGCGAACTCCTCATCATTGAAAGCATTGCAAAATGCGGTATATAATTGCTCCATTTGCTGCTCAAACTTCTCGCCCAACAATTTGTGATATATCTTTTGCTCACGGTTAACAATTAAGGCTTGGAACGATTGCAGTTGCTCAAGGAATTCTGGCTTATTCTTGCTCTGCTTATACATGGCCATCAGACGCACAATTAACATAATTGTGCCTGTTTCTGGTGGATAGTGCATCTTCTTCCATGTCTCGTTGAGTACATTAATGGGATGAGTGTCGTCGCTGCGAAAGGCACCCATGCAGGCCACTTGATGATATTTATTCTTGGCGTATACCAGACAATCCTCGGAACAGTAACGAACTTTGCAGCGTTGACACTGTGTAAATTGTGGTACCCAAACGGCTGTGGGGTCGTGTTCCACCAGCGGCACAACTATAGCATTGTTATTCGCGAGGCGTCGCACATTTTCTACCAATGTTTCCAACTAAATTGATTAATAAATTAGTAAACACTAGGCGCATTCCAATGTTATCACATACCGGTCTCATACAATTGTCACACGCTGCATAGCCATAGGCTGCATTCCACGAGAACTGATGGGATACAAACGGTTCCTCTTCGAAAATTATTTCGTCGACAGCAAAGTTCTTGGTTGCTATCATCGCCCGACCTTTTCCAGGCACTTCACGTATCTCGAAATGATTCATTTTGTCCTTTTTTACAACATAAACAAAGAACCCGATGTGCTTTCGAATTGTATGCACGTGCAAGTTATTGACGGTGTGGCCgtattttcaaattcataagatactgctttacgtgagaaaatataccaacaaaaatcACCTGCAACATTTACCAGCTAAATTGGTTACACTTTATGAAGTGCATTGATATTGGCGCTACTTTTTAAATAGCGTTTTGTAGACCACGTTTTGTTTAAACATGATAAACCAGCGCTTGTGATTTATAATGAATTGAACCCAATTCTAAGCCCCGAATGGTTTTTTGGATTACTGCCCGCAGTCTCCAAAATCATCATCCAGACATCAAGTATTGTAGAATAGAAACAGAAACGACTTTGTTTTTGACTTGTTCTATActattatataataatcaattacataatttaaagacatgctaatttaatttgttgattttgttttgcttccttttttttttaaatataatatatataaacatttcttGTTAAcaggtgtgtgtttgttgttatgtgtttttagttgctttttgtaaaatacataattataatatttcatagttttaatcatattttctcgtatataataataacttttgcGCCTAACaactaataatattcaaatttaatgttttttctttattttaggtttttgtttttgcttttatttcttattattgttgtttgtttcctCCTCTTCTTTCTCtcataattgtattttttgtttttctttaatttgtatttgggttgtttcttgtttttgttatttatttaaattaaaaatttattcaCTAACCAGCGCCATCTCTCGCGCCGTGGGCGTGGCCAGCGTCTGACCGAGCGCCGAGGCAGCCGAAACAGCACTGCTCAAGCCATCATCGTCATCTCCCGTTCCTGTTCCCGTTCGCGCCGTCGCATTGATAGCGACAGCGGCTGCCTTTTTGCGCTCCAATTCCCGATCCTGATCCCGATTCTGATCAGCATCagtatcatcatcatcatcattattttCATCACAATTACTGCGCTCGACCAGGTCGTCGGCATTCTCTTGCGCCTCATCGGCAAAGGACACTTCGGTTGGACTGTTATTGCTATCACCATTGGGCGTCAGCTCGTGCTGATTATTATTGGCTTTGTCTTCACTGGCggatttattattatcactATCAGCATCGCCTTTTGGCGATGACGCTGAAGCTGGCGCtcccgttgctgttgtctccTCCTCGGGTATGTCCTCGATAAGGCTACGATTGCCGGAGCTGGCAGCCGATGGACTGCGTGGCGGCGCTTCAGCCTCCATCTCGGCGACCTTGCGCAACAGCACAGGATCAGAGGCACGCAGTGAACTCTCGGAGCCACCGACGCCCTCACCACTGGGCCGCAGCACCAGATAAAGCAATATGTCCGAAAGCGAAATGATGCCAATGACTTTGCGGTGCTCATCGACTACGACTAGACGATGCACCTCAGCGCGAACGATTCGCTCCATTATCGTGTACAGCGATTCATCCAAATTGCACTTTTGCACACCCTCGAACCACTCGTTGCGATGCTCGTTCGCCTTGCGCAGCGAGATATCGAGATCGTTGTAGGTTTTCTCGGCGGCGAGATTCTacaaaaattggaaaattcaTTAACTAAATGATTCTTCTTCCAAGTTCAAGGAATACTCACAATCACATCAAACTTGGCATAAATGTCTACGAGTCGTCCCTCGCTATCGACAAGAGGCAGAGCCGAAACACGACGCTCCACAAACTTCTTGAGCGCTGTGATAATGCTTGTGGTCTCGTCGGCTGTCTCGATGTTGTCGTAGGTGCCAATCTTCAGGTCGCGCAAACTCTTTTGCATATATGCGGGCTTTGGTAATTCATTAATCTGTAATCGAGCATGATAACGCTATAGTTGATATCTTTGATTTAAGTGCATTTCAACTTACATATAAAAACAGGAACCTCAGTATGCGTTTATGTGTCAATATGTACAGGACATTGCCAGTCGCTGGATCAATCACCGGTAGTCGATGGATGCGGCTGTGTATGAGAATTTTAATGGCATCGTAGAGGGAAGCGTCTGGCCCGATGCTGACCAATGGCATAACCTGGTTATGCAGCACAcctataaaaaaatgtactcAGATTTAATATACATGTGTTTGGCTAAATTGATTTTGTGTTTATAACTTACTGCGCCACGTATCCAGTTTGTGCTCCTCCAGCTGTTCCATAGACGCATTGGGTGACTTATAATACATTTGCAAGATCTTGATAAAGTCCGTAATGGTTAGCATGCCCACGAACTGTTGCTTCTCCGAGTCCCAGAGTGGCGCTGCACGAACACCATTATAGACCAACGCATAGAAGGCTTTCTTCACCAGCAGTTGAGTGTCAAAGACGACCAGTTTGGCGGAGGTGGGTATCAGATCATAACACTTGTGAAAACGAAAGAACTTCACAAAGATCTGTGAGTCGTCCTCCTCTGCAAGTAGAGAATAAACAAACGAAATATTTCGTTAATCAGTCgctaataaatgtaaattaaaatttcgaaAGAGATCAATAAATCAGTAATCAGAAGTATGTACCGGGCCCAGCGCCTTTATTGAGCAACTGGGCAAGCAGTCGCTTCCATGCCTCAGATATTTGCTCAAACTCCTTGATGCTCTCCAAGGGATAGTAGAGGACATCGGTGGGTCGACCGCTGCCGCCGAGCACCAAGCGGCCCGCATGATTTGAATAGAAGTGCAACTGTAACATGCGTTTGATTTTCCCGATGAAATTGGAATGGGGTTAAGGCAAAGGGGGATGTGAGAATCAATCACCACTACGTTT includes the following:
- the LOC132784273 gene encoding histone-lysine N-trimethyltransferase SMYD5, with protein sequence MNHFEIREVPGKGRAMIATKNFAVDEIIFEEEPFVSHQFSWNAAYGYAACDNCMRPLETLVENVRRLANNNAIVVPLVEHDPTAVWVPQFTQCQRCKVRYCSEDCLVYAKNKYHQVACMGAFRSDDTHPINVLNETWKKMHYPPETGTIMLIVRLMAMYKQSKNKPEFLEQLQSFQALIVNREQKIYHKLLGEKFEQQMEQLYTAFCNAFNDEEFAMFTTPDAFKTLMGILGTNSQGIATSVLAQWVTKVTDLPLPEADKKQLDTVIDGLYEKVGDFAGEFLNNEGSGLYILQSKINHSCVPNAQSTFPYSNDLVVLKAVAPIQQGDEICISYLDECQLERSRHSRHKILRENYIFVCQCTKCRAQASDPDVTSDEEEDDEDMEFDDDDDME
- the LOC132784269 gene encoding uncharacterized protein LOC132784269 isoform X5; translated protein: MYRRRYSAFESSAPRIGVLPSAAAVAAQVQAQAEAQAKAQAQTEAKLPHNHQKNNKLSVRFDPNLPDNDSNNNIKKSANKSEKERHRENISYDSLHAKVARKARSLSNSPLNRKKCYSHLPTLMSNNGPTASANYQLLNSANLADFVDGQHHSQHVSRRDDSIGSSNNSINNSNNGASKTIKTKQKDCRKLSATLSAAMPAVLLRRKTTAITSSNNSQQQQQQLLQQQQQQQQQQQKQMRSNNSNNIANGLVPGKRLNAGHSPATAAASTTTTVPIELGSAGLQQSLVYQRRSSHHTHSHSAHNSPLRHSSPAPPVHQCLLLRRRSDYSVEQIEQWKRQQQHAGRKISLPVADPFLEKVNLSDFEEDDSQIFVKFFRFHKCYDLIPTSAKLVVFDTQLLVKKAFYALVYNGVRAAPLWDSEKQQFVGMLTITDFIKILQMYYKSPNASMEQLEEHKLDTWRSVLHNQVMPLVSIGPDASLYDAIKILIHSRIHRLPVIDPATGNVLYILTHKRILRFLFLYINELPKPAYMQKSLRDLKIGTYDNIETADETTSIITALKKFVERRVSALPLVDSEGRLVDIYAKFDVINLAAEKTYNDLDISLRKANEHRNEWFEGVQKCNLDESLYTIMERIVRAEVHRLVVVDEHRKVIGIISLSDILLYLVLRPSGEGVGGSESSLRASDPVLLRKVAEMEAEAPPRSPSAASSGNRSLIEDIPEEETTATGAPASASSPKGDADSDNNKSASEDKANNNQHELTPNGDSNNSPTEVSFADEAQENADDLVERSNCDENNDDDDDTDADQNRDQDRELERKKAAAVAINATARTGTGTGDDDDGLSSAVSAASALGQTLATPTAREMALVSE
- the LOC132784269 gene encoding uncharacterized protein LOC132784269 isoform X3 — its product is MQSGAGGAAASGGDYEEVTAARRGRFRVTSSTPAGPPETTLGRFRLMPTSNYGAISPILQRGRFAVIPEEPQAGSPALSTPPPGGASERRSPSPEWDFDIEQEQDGLSRVPGSRPSSAPAEPNAKAAKKAYKKMEKEQRRQEKEQSRREKEARKMERETARRIEREAAKLEKLNRHSEKISRSTERMVGSGGSRSGSLERRRSGEDSPVLNQSTVHGIASPNRRPTIFDVFRPRAKSDAKRHKDKHLLDPSSADSSATSSTYSVSGGTTAAATSGAATSATTAGGATAGSGASGGAGGIMNSMKVAMQHFGHRQHPAVTITNADGTVSAKSKYKDGSAHLHQGSDAQYYHTVTAVRPHANANQRSPMTKVMDLFRHRSNSAVSEADKRKARVAAHQQQLAVQSAHMRRASADLEKRRASVGAAGRSFRGDGTLDPHHAAILFRDSRGLPVADPFLEKVNLSDFEEDDSQIFVKFFRFHKCYDLIPTSAKLVVFDTQLLVKKAFYALVYNGVRAAPLWDSEKQQFVGMLTITDFIKILQMYYKSPNASMEQLEEHKLDTWRSVLHNQVMPLVSIGPDASLYDAIKILIHSRIHRLPVIDPATGNVLYILTHKRILRFLFLYINELPKPAYMQKSLRDLKIGTYDNIETADETTSIITALKKFVERRVSALPLVDSEGRLVDIYAKFDVINLAAEKTYNDLDISLRKANEHRNEWFEGVQKCNLDESLYTIMERIVRAEVHRLVVVDEHRKVIGIISLSDILLYLVLRPSGEGVGGSESSLRASDPVLLRKVAEMEAEAPPRSPSAASSGNRSLIEDIPEEETTATGAPASASSPKGDADSDNNKSASEDKANNNQHELTPNGDSNNSPTEVSFADEAQENADDLVERSNCDENNDDDDDTDADQNRDQDRELERKKAAAVAINATARTGTGTGDDDDGLSSAVSAASALGQTLATPTAREMALVSE
- the LOC132784269 gene encoding uncharacterized protein LOC132784269 isoform X4 — encoded protein: MHGISHLYRQHAVEKQLSGGGSSADSWSQHNNSRNVYGYGSNNEPSSSLQSHHLYSVDSSSSSSSNSNNSNNSTMGGVTGSAYAQWQTERHSQPQAVPDALKSLANHHYNNSPTHHQATGGQSGTSCGPRNSYDSCYTNGSGISSSLKRTPSSKRSFLERSHSPAIYGSMRRGAPDFGSPPPQPSGGYFPHDLDDIYESQADHQYFTHTGASGQQRSSERPTAISIFNRVNAAATSLDDYSMGGSRQSMNSTDSGCIHMPSGGPFVRHRFDNASFAKSLSVDESGPDGGHAAHGQSPHKEGHKHKHHHHHHHSIQEMLKHFGKKIHVWPRKHHDAQSVCTSPQNDPQENFRTRSKSLDVNTLSRPNRILDDCGATYKIYDRIVKEGAHMRRASADLEKRRASVGAAGRSFRGDGTLDPHHAAILFRDSRGLPVADPFLEKVNLSDFEEDDSQIFVKFFRFHKCYDLIPTSAKLVVFDTQLLVKKAFYALVYNGVRAAPLWDSEKQQFVGMLTITDFIKILQMYYKSPNASMEQLEEHKLDTWRSVLHNQVMPLVSIGPDASLYDAIKILIHSRIHRLPVIDPATGNVLYILTHKRILRFLFLYINELPKPAYMQKSLRDLKIGTYDNIETADETTSIITALKKFVERRVSALPLVDSEGRLVDIYAKFDVINLAAEKTYNDLDISLRKANEHRNEWFEGVQKCNLDESLYTIMERIVRAEVHRLVVVDEHRKVIGIISLSDILLYLVLRPSGEGVGGSESSLRASDPVLLRKVAEMEAEAPPRSPSAASSGNRSLIEDIPEEETTATGAPASASSPKGDADSDNNKSASEDKANNNQHELTPNGDSNNSPTEVSFADEAQENADDLVERSNCDENNDDDDDTDADQNRDQDRELERKKAAAVAINATARTGTGTGDDDDGLSSAVSAASALGQTLATPTAREMALVSE
- the LOC132784269 gene encoding 5'-AMP-activated protein kinase subunit gamma-2 isoform X6 — encoded protein: MSAVKRWLYRHTHSTSSSNSGPPPTSPTIKTPRGRSHSLDVQSLHNSGVRTLLANANRVAAHQQQLAVQSAHMRRASADLEKRRASVGAAGRSFRGDGTLDPHHAAILFRDSRGLPVADPFLEKVNLSDFEEDDSQIFVKFFRFHKCYDLIPTSAKLVVFDTQLLVKKAFYALVYNGVRAAPLWDSEKQQFVGMLTITDFIKILQMYYKSPNASMEQLEEHKLDTWRSVLHNQVMPLVSIGPDASLYDAIKILIHSRIHRLPVIDPATGNVLYILTHKRILRFLFLYINELPKPAYMQKSLRDLKIGTYDNIETADETTSIITALKKFVERRVSALPLVDSEGRLVDIYAKFDVINLAAEKTYNDLDISLRKANEHRNEWFEGVQKCNLDESLYTIMERIVRAEVHRLVVVDEHRKVIGIISLSDILLYLVLRPSGEGVGGSESSLRASDPVLLRKVAEMEAEAPPRSPSAASSGNRSLIEDIPEEETTATGAPASASSPKGDADSDNNKSASEDKANNNQHELTPNGDSNNSPTEVSFADEAQENADDLVERSNCDENNDDDDDTDADQNRDQDRELERKKAAAVAINATARTGTGTGDDDDGLSSAVSAASALGQTLATPTAREMALVSE
- the LOC132784269 gene encoding 5'-AMP-activated protein kinase subunit gamma-1 isoform X7 yields the protein MLQLHFYSNHAGRLVLGGSGRPTDVLYYPLESIKEFEQISEAWKRLLAQLLNKGAGPEEDDSQIFVKFFRFHKCYDLIPTSAKLVVFDTQLLVKKAFYALVYNGVRAAPLWDSEKQQFVGMLTITDFIKILQMYYKSPNASMEQLEEHKLDTWRSVLHNQVMPLVSIGPDASLYDAIKILIHSRIHRLPVIDPATGNVLYILTHKRILRFLFLYINELPKPAYMQKSLRDLKIGTYDNIETADETTSIITALKKFVERRVSALPLVDSEGRLVDIYAKFDVINLAAEKTYNDLDISLRKANEHRNEWFEGVQKCNLDESLYTIMERIVRAEVHRLVVVDEHRKVIGIISLSDILLYLVLRPSGEGVGGSESSLRASDPVLLRKVAEMEAEAPPRSPSAASSGNRSLIEDIPEEETTATGAPASASSPKGDADSDNNKSASEDKANNNQHELTPNGDSNNSPTEVSFADEAQENADDLVERSNCDENNDDDDDTDADQNRDQDRELERKKAAAVAINATARTGTGTGDDDDGLSSAVSAASALGQTLATPTAREMALVSE